The proteins below come from a single Oxyura jamaicensis isolate SHBP4307 breed ruddy duck chromosome 1, BPBGC_Ojam_1.0, whole genome shotgun sequence genomic window:
- the LOC118172158 gene encoding histone H2B 1/2/3/4/6: protein MPEPAKSAPAPKKGSKKAVTKTQKKGDKKRKKSRKESYSIYVYKVLKQVHPDTGISSKAMGIMNSFVNDIFERIAGEASRLAHYNKRSTITSREIQTAVRLLLPGELAKHAVSEGTKAVTKYTSSK from the coding sequence ATGCCTGAGCCGGCCAAGTCTGCGCCCGCGCCCAAGAAGGGCTCCAAGAAAGCCGTCACCAAGACGCAGAAGAAGGGCGACAAGAAGCGCAAGAAGAGCCGCAAGGAGAGCTACTCGATCTACGTGTACAAGGTGCTGAAGCAGGTGCACCCCGACACGGGCATCTCGTCCAAGGCCATGGGCATCATGAACTCCTTCGTCAACGACATCTTCGAGCGCATCGCCGGCGAGGCGTCGCGCCTGGCGCACTACAACAAGCGCTCGACCATCACCTCGCGGGAGATCCAGACGGCCgtgcggctgctgctgcccggcgAGCTGGCCAAGCACGCCGTCTCCGAGGGCACCAAGGCGGTCACCAAGTACACCAGCTCCAAGTAG
- the LOC118172133 gene encoding histone H1 has product MSETAPVAAPAVSAPGAKAAGKKPKKAAGGSKARKPAGPSVTELITKAVAASKERKGLSLAALKKALAAGGYDVEKNNSRIKLGLKSLVGKGTLVQTKGTGASGSFKLNKKPGETKEKATKKKPAAKPKKPAAKKPASAAKKPKKAAAVKKSPKKAKKPAAAATKKATKSPKKAAKAGRPKKAAKSPAKAKAVKPKAAKPKAAKPKAAKAKKAAPKKK; this is encoded by the coding sequence ATGTCGGAGACCGCGCCTGTTGCCGCTCCCGCTGTCTCCGCTCCCGGGGCGAAAGCCGCCGGCAAGAAGCCGAAGAAGGCGGCGGGCGGCTCCAAGGCGCGCAAGCCCGCGGGCCCCAGCGTCACCGAGCTGATCACCAAGGCCGTGGCCGCCTCCAAGGAGCGCAAGGGGCTCTCCCTCGCCGCGCTCAAGAAGGCGCTGGCCGCCGGCGGCTACGACGTGGAGAAGAACAACAGCCGCATCAAGCTGGGGCTCAAGAGCCTCGTCGGCAAGGGCACGCTGGTGCAGACCAAGGGCACCGGCGCCTCTGGCTCTTTCAAGCTGAACAAGAAACCGGGCGAGACGAAAGAAAAGGCAACTAAGAAGAAGCCAGCGGCCAAGCCCAAGAAGCCGGCGGCCAAGAAGCCCGCCAGCGCTGCCAAAAAGCCCAAAAAGGCGGCGGCAGTGAAGAAGAGCCCCAAGAAAGCCAAGAAGCCGGCGGCTGCTGCCACCAAGAAAGCAACCAAGAGCCCCAAGAAGGCCGCCAAGGCTGGCCGCCCCAAGAAGGCAGCCAAGAGCCCGGCCAAGGCAAAGGCAGTGAAGCCCAAAGCTGCCAAGCCCAAGGCGGCCAAGCCTAAGGCAGCCAAAGCTAAGAAGGCAGCGCCCAAAAAGAAGTAA
- the LOC118172142 gene encoding histone H2A, translating to MSGRGKQGGKARAKAKSRSSRAGLQFPVGRVHRLLRKGNYAERVGAGAPVYLAAVLEYLTAEILELAGNAARDNKKTRIIPRHLQLAIRNDEELNKLLGKVTIAQGGVLPNIQAVLLPKKTDSHKAKSK from the coding sequence ATGTCTGGGCGCGGGAAGCAGGGCGGGAAGGCGCGGGCCAAGGCCAAGTCGCGCTCGTCGCGGGCCGGGCTGCAGTTCCCCGTGGGCCGCGTGCACCGGCTGCTGCGCAAGGGCAACTACGCGGAGCGGGTGGGCGCCGGCGCCCCGGTGTACCTGGCGGCCGTGCTGGAGTACCTGACGGCCGAGATCCTGGAGCTGGCGGGCAACGCGGCCCGCGACAACAAGAAGACGCGCATCATCCCCCGCCACCTGCAGCTGGCCATCCGCAACGACGAGGAGCTCAACAAGCTGCTGGGCAAGGTCACCATCGCGCAGGGCGGGGTGCTGCCCAACATCCaggccgtgctgctgcccaaGAAGACCGACAGCCACAAGGctaaaagcaagtaa
- the WBP11 gene encoding WW domain-binding protein 11 isoform X1, whose protein sequence is MGRRSTSSTKSGKFMNPTDQARKEARKRELKKNKKQRMMVRAAVLKMKDPKQIIRDMEKLDEMEFNPVQQPQLNEKVLKDKRKKLRETFERILRLYEKENPDIYKELRKLEVEYEQKRSQLSQYFDAVKNAQHVEVETIPLPDMPHAPSNILIQDIPLPGAQPPSILKKTSAYGPPVRSISMLPPPGLGIPRLPPGRKPPGPPPGPPPPQVLQMYGRKVGFALEMAPRRREEEISYGSETGQRGHDDDMSSTSEDEGYPEDMDQDKHDESSDDSDSDRSDADSEGEDFLHRDNDKEREGGEEKKSGHSVRFADMPGKSRKKKKNMKELTPLQAMMLRMAGQEIPEEGREVEEYSEEEEEEEEDSESEDTSQQQQQQHSEEALAETGSSTATSTQQQQQSSQSVTPNQIQAPPMPGPPPLGPPPAPPLRPPGPPTGLPPGPPPGAPPFLRPPGLPGLRGPLPRLLPPGPPPGRPPGPPPGPPPGLPPGPPPRGPPPRLPPPAPPGIPPPRPGMLRPPLVPPLGPAPPGLFPPAPIPNPGVLSAPPSLIQRPKADDTSAATIEKKATATISAKPQITNPKAEITRFVPTALRVRRENKGALAASQRKQDDEPALPLTKAAPKAGSSAPISVQTKDDVYEAFMKEMEGLL, encoded by the exons atggGGCGGAGATCCACGTCATCCACCAAGAGTGGGAAGTTCATGAATCCCACAGATCAGGCCC GGAAGGAAGCCCGGAAGAGAGAACTAAAGAAG AACAAAAAGCAACGGATGATGGTACGAGCAGCTGTACTGAAGATGAAAGATCCAAAGCAGATCATCCGGGACATGGAAAAACTGGATGAAATGG AGTTTAACCCGGTACAGCAGCCACAGCTTAATGAAAAAGTGCTAAAGGATAAACGCAAAAAACTCCGTGAAACTTTCGAGCGTATCTTGCGGCTTTATGAGAAGGAGAATCCTGACATCTATAAAGAACTGCGCAAGCTGGAAGTGGAGTATGAGCAGAAAAGATCACAACTCAGCCAGTATTTTGATGCTGTCAAG aatgCTCAGCATGTTGAAGTGGAAACTATCCCGTTACCAGATATGCCACATGCTCCCTCCAACATCCTCATACAGGACATTCCCCTTCCTGGGGCCCAGCCGCCTTCTATCCTCAAGAAGACATCAGCCTATgg ACCACCAGTTCGATCCATTTCCatgcttcctcctcctggccTCGGTATTCCACGTTTACCTCCTGGCAGGAAGCCCCCTGGGCCTCCTCCGGGGCCACCCCCACCTCAAGTCCTACAGATGTATGGCCGTAAAGTGGGTTTTGCCTTAGAGATGGCTCCTCGAAGGCGAGAAGAAGAGATTTCTTACGGTTCTGAAACAG GACAGCGAGGGCATGATGATGATATGTCTAGTACCAGTGAGGATGAAGGCTATCCTGAGGATATGGATCAAGACAAGCATGATGAGAGTAGTGATGACAGTGACAGCGACAGGTCAGATGCAGACAGTGAAGGTGAGGACTTCCTGCATCGTGATAACGACAAGGAGAGAGaaggtggagaagaaaagaaatcag GTCATAGTGTACGGTTTGCAGACATGCCTGGGAAGTCacgaaaaaagaaaaagaacatgaaagaaCTGACTCCACTCCAGGCCATGATGTTACGTATGGCAG GTCAGGAAATTCcagaagaagggagagaagtgGAGGAATATtcggaggaggaagaggaggaggaagaagactCAGAGTCTGAAGACACATcgcaacaacaacagcagcaacacagTGAGGAAGCTCTTGCAGAGACTGGGTCTTCTACTGCAACCTCGacgcagcagcagcaacagtcCTCACAGTCTGTTACTCCGAACCAGATACAGGCACCTCCTATGCCTGGGCCACCTCCGCTAGGACCACCTCCGGCCCCTCCACTGAGGCCCCCAGGACCACCCACTGGCCTTCCTCCTGGCCCTCCACCAG GAGCTCCTCCTTTCCTGAGACCTCCTGGTTTACCAGGTCTGCGTGGGCCTTTACCTCGACTTCTACCACCAGGCCCCCCGCCTGGACGACCACCTGGCCCTCCACCAGGCCCCCCGCCTGGTCTGCCCCCAGGCCCTCCTCCACGTGGGCCCCCTCCTCGcctgccacctcctgccccaccag GTATCCCTCCTCCTCGCCCAGGCATGTTACGGCCACCTCTGGTGCCTCCGTTAGGACCTGCTCCACCTGGGCttttccccccagctcccaTTCCAAATCCCGGGGTGCTGAGTGCCCCACCCAGCTTGATTCAGCGCCCCAAGGCGGATGACACCAGTGCAGCCACCATCGAGAAGAAGGCTACGGCTACTATCAGTGCTAAGCCCCAGATCACTAACCCCAAGGCAGAAATCACTCgctttgtgcccactgccttgCGAGTGCGCAGGGAGAATAAAGGGGCTCTGGCTGCCTCCCAGAGAAAACAGGATGATGAGCCTGCTCTGCCATTAACCAAAGCTGCCCCTAAGGCTGGATCGTCTGCCCCTATCTCTGTACAGACAAAGGATGATGTGTATGAAGCTTTCATGAAGGAAATGGAAGGTCTCCTGTGA
- the WBP11 gene encoding WW domain-binding protein 11 isoform X2, translating into MGRRSTSSTKSGKFMNPTDQARKEARKRELKKNKKQRMMVRAAVLKMKDPKQIIRDMEKLDEMEFNPVQQPQLNEKVLKDKRKKLRETFERILRLYEKENPDIYKELRKLEVEYEQKRSQLSQYFDAVKNAQHVEVETIPLPDMPHAPSNILIQDIPLPGAQPPSILKKTSAYGPPVRSISMLPPPGLGIPRLPPGRKPPGPPPGPPPPQVLQMYGRKVGFALEMAPRRREEEISYGSETGQRGHDDDMSSTSEDEGYPEDMDQDKHDESSDDSDSDRSDADSEGEDFLHRDNDKEREGGEEKKSGHSVRFADMPGKSRKKKKNMKELTPLQAMMLRMAGQEIPEEGREVEEYSEEEEEEEEDSESEDTSQQQQQQHSEEALAETGSSTATSTQQQQQSSQSVTPNQIQAPPMPGPPPLGPPPAPPLRPPGPPTGLPPGPPPGAPPFLRPPGLPGLRGPLPRLLPPGPPPGRPPGPPPGPPPGLPPGPPPRGPPPRLPPPAPPGKVLCLLQSQVSPCFIFPLRL; encoded by the exons atggGGCGGAGATCCACGTCATCCACCAAGAGTGGGAAGTTCATGAATCCCACAGATCAGGCCC GGAAGGAAGCCCGGAAGAGAGAACTAAAGAAG AACAAAAAGCAACGGATGATGGTACGAGCAGCTGTACTGAAGATGAAAGATCCAAAGCAGATCATCCGGGACATGGAAAAACTGGATGAAATGG AGTTTAACCCGGTACAGCAGCCACAGCTTAATGAAAAAGTGCTAAAGGATAAACGCAAAAAACTCCGTGAAACTTTCGAGCGTATCTTGCGGCTTTATGAGAAGGAGAATCCTGACATCTATAAAGAACTGCGCAAGCTGGAAGTGGAGTATGAGCAGAAAAGATCACAACTCAGCCAGTATTTTGATGCTGTCAAG aatgCTCAGCATGTTGAAGTGGAAACTATCCCGTTACCAGATATGCCACATGCTCCCTCCAACATCCTCATACAGGACATTCCCCTTCCTGGGGCCCAGCCGCCTTCTATCCTCAAGAAGACATCAGCCTATgg ACCACCAGTTCGATCCATTTCCatgcttcctcctcctggccTCGGTATTCCACGTTTACCTCCTGGCAGGAAGCCCCCTGGGCCTCCTCCGGGGCCACCCCCACCTCAAGTCCTACAGATGTATGGCCGTAAAGTGGGTTTTGCCTTAGAGATGGCTCCTCGAAGGCGAGAAGAAGAGATTTCTTACGGTTCTGAAACAG GACAGCGAGGGCATGATGATGATATGTCTAGTACCAGTGAGGATGAAGGCTATCCTGAGGATATGGATCAAGACAAGCATGATGAGAGTAGTGATGACAGTGACAGCGACAGGTCAGATGCAGACAGTGAAGGTGAGGACTTCCTGCATCGTGATAACGACAAGGAGAGAGaaggtggagaagaaaagaaatcag GTCATAGTGTACGGTTTGCAGACATGCCTGGGAAGTCacgaaaaaagaaaaagaacatgaaagaaCTGACTCCACTCCAGGCCATGATGTTACGTATGGCAG GTCAGGAAATTCcagaagaagggagagaagtgGAGGAATATtcggaggaggaagaggaggaggaagaagactCAGAGTCTGAAGACACATcgcaacaacaacagcagcaacacagTGAGGAAGCTCTTGCAGAGACTGGGTCTTCTACTGCAACCTCGacgcagcagcagcaacagtcCTCACAGTCTGTTACTCCGAACCAGATACAGGCACCTCCTATGCCTGGGCCACCTCCGCTAGGACCACCTCCGGCCCCTCCACTGAGGCCCCCAGGACCACCCACTGGCCTTCCTCCTGGCCCTCCACCAG GAGCTCCTCCTTTCCTGAGACCTCCTGGTTTACCAGGTCTGCGTGGGCCTTTACCTCGACTTCTACCACCAGGCCCCCCGCCTGGACGACCACCTGGCCCTCCACCAGGCCCCCCGCCTGGTCTGCCCCCAGGCCCTCCTCCACGTGGGCCCCCTCCTCGcctgccacctcctgccccaccagGTAAAGTACTCTGTTTGCTTCAGAGCCAAGTCTCTCCCTGCTTTATTTTCCCACTTCGCTTATAA
- the SMCO3 gene encoding single-pass membrane and coiled-coil domain-containing protein 3 gives MALSDLLYPDNPKRRQELIHLHQELLDCMSMNFHATNELAGVLNAHLGCTISHIKMRESSTVKENCDIIIQAMSEIQRQVQKIDSDLKEKLEPVLYQKLYDIKEPELEKIAIAHRVFSIILGEATSTAGMVAIKLIGSNLITLTVSKLVSLLAQIGASVLGGISITILGLGIEMILHAILGAVERNQLLAAVRSYEEHLAEFKEASEKYQRAIHEVTSSVRHQVQ, from the coding sequence atggCGCTGAGTGACCTCCTTTATCCAGATAACCCCAAGAGACGACAAGAATTGATCCATCTGCACCAGGAATTGCTTGACTGCATGTCCATGAATTTCCACGCAACAAATGAGCTGGCTGGAGTTCTGAATGCACACCTGGGATGTACTATTAGCCACATCAAGATGAGAGAGAGCAGCACTGTCAAGGAAAACTGTGACATTATCATTCAAGCAATGAGTGAGATTCAGCGTCAGGTACAGAAGATTGATAGTGACCTGAAGGAGAAGCTAGAGCCCGTGCTGTACCAGAAGCTGTATGACATCAAAGAGCCTGAGCTGGAGAAAATTGCAATAGCCCATAGAGTTTTTTCCATCATTCTTGGAGAAGCAACTTCAACAGCTGGGATGGTAGCTATCAAACTAATTGGCTCCAACCTTATAACTCTCACTGTTAGCAAACTCGTCAGCCTCCTTGCACAGATTGGGGCATCTGTTCTTGGGGGAATCAGCATCACCATTCTTGGGCTCGGCATTGAAATGATCCTCCATGCCATTCTGGGAGCTGTGGAGAGGAATCAGCTTCTGGCTGCTGTGAGAAGCTATGAGGAGCACCTGGCTGAGTTTAAAGAAGCCTCAGAAAAATACCAGCGTGCCATACATGAAGTGACTTCTTCGGTCAGACACCAGGTTCAGTGA
- the ART4 gene encoding ecto-ADP-ribosyltransferase 4 isoform X2 has product MFLIVSWVDSRMSVHLLASLLLLISLRRLSVSHLMMDMALHSFDDQYLGCREQVMEELERGDYFYKEIAANKNYLSLWKKAQEALLKSPVGLLREMHESHAIVLMAYTMNSSLHSQLNWATSTAGSSPEQYRHNFTFKYFHFYLTTAIQIMKQWQSSKENMGKHKCYRVHRGVKDLHIEATVGRRVRFGRFTSTSRLWNEAQKFGNETLFTVTTCLGAALQGFSYYTSEKEVLIPPYEVFVVKNFFRTEYGNRLHLHSVGNYSKYHCQLLEASRIKNSGSTASASAVLPGAVGVFLWLAKQRLILWLHPDVYI; this is encoded by the exons ATGTTCCTTATAGTGTCTTGGGTGGACTCTAGGATGTCAGTGCATCTACTGGCCAGCCTTCTGTTGCTGATCTCCTTGCGAAGACTG TCTGTGTCCCACCTTATGATGGACATGGCTCTACATTCCTTTGATGATCAGTACCTGGGGTGCAGAGAGCAGGTGATGGAAGAACTGGAGAGAGGAGACTATTTCTATAAGGAAATAGCTGCTAATAAAAACTATTTGAGTCTTTGGAAGAAGGCTCAGGAGGCTTTGTTAAAGAGCCCTGTAGGCCTCTTAAGGGAAATGCATGAAAGTCATGCCATAGTCCTCATGGCTTACACCATGAATTCTTCCCTGCACTCTCAGCTGAACTGGGCCACATCCACAGCAGGAAGCTCTCCAGAGCAGTACAGACACAACttcactttcaaatattttcacttttacctAACAACTGCAATCCAGATAATGAAGCAATGgcagagcagcaaggagaaCATGGGGAAACATAAGTGCTACCGAGTGCATAGGGGTGTAAAAGACTTACATATTGAAGCCACAGTAGGCAGAAGAGTACGATTTGGCCGTTTCACCTCTACATCTCGCCTCTGGAATGAAGCCCAAAAGTTTGGAAATGAAACTTTGTTCACAGTGACAACTTgcctgggagcagctctgcaaggcTTTTCTTACTACACATCTGAGAAGGAAGTCCTCATTCCCCCTTATGAGGTGTTTGTTGTCAAAAACTTCTTCCGGACAGAGTATGGCAACCGGCTGCACCTGCATTCTGTGGGGAATTACAGCAAGTACCACTGCCAGCTCTTGGAAG cttcaagAATCAAGAACAGTGGTTCTactgcctctgcctctgctgttcTTCCTGGTGCAGTTGGAGTTTTCTTGTGGTTGGCTAAGCAACGACTGATTCTCTGGCTACATCCAGATGTATACATTTGA
- the ART4 gene encoding ecto-ADP-ribosyltransferase 4 isoform X3, with translation MFLIVSWVDSRMSVHLLASLLLLISLRRLSVSHLMMDMALHSFDDQYLGCREQVMEELERGDYFYKEIAANKNYLSLWKKAQEALLKSPVGLLREMHESHAIVLMAYTMNSSLHSQLNWATSTAGSSPEQYRHNFTFKYFHFYLTTAIQIMKQWQSSKENMGKHKCYRVHRGVKDLHIEATVGRRVRFGRFTSTSRLWNEAQKFGNETLFTVTTCLGAALQGFSYYTSEKEVLIPPYEVFVVKNFFRTEYGNRLHLHSVGNYSKYHCQLLEGTAYSPFGQLQESRTVVLLPLPLLFFLVQLEFSCGWLSND, from the exons ATGTTCCTTATAGTGTCTTGGGTGGACTCTAGGATGTCAGTGCATCTACTGGCCAGCCTTCTGTTGCTGATCTCCTTGCGAAGACTG TCTGTGTCCCACCTTATGATGGACATGGCTCTACATTCCTTTGATGATCAGTACCTGGGGTGCAGAGAGCAGGTGATGGAAGAACTGGAGAGAGGAGACTATTTCTATAAGGAAATAGCTGCTAATAAAAACTATTTGAGTCTTTGGAAGAAGGCTCAGGAGGCTTTGTTAAAGAGCCCTGTAGGCCTCTTAAGGGAAATGCATGAAAGTCATGCCATAGTCCTCATGGCTTACACCATGAATTCTTCCCTGCACTCTCAGCTGAACTGGGCCACATCCACAGCAGGAAGCTCTCCAGAGCAGTACAGACACAACttcactttcaaatattttcacttttacctAACAACTGCAATCCAGATAATGAAGCAATGgcagagcagcaaggagaaCATGGGGAAACATAAGTGCTACCGAGTGCATAGGGGTGTAAAAGACTTACATATTGAAGCCACAGTAGGCAGAAGAGTACGATTTGGCCGTTTCACCTCTACATCTCGCCTCTGGAATGAAGCCCAAAAGTTTGGAAATGAAACTTTGTTCACAGTGACAACTTgcctgggagcagctctgcaaggcTTTTCTTACTACACATCTGAGAAGGAAGTCCTCATTCCCCCTTATGAGGTGTTTGTTGTCAAAAACTTCTTCCGGACAGAGTATGGCAACCGGCTGCACCTGCATTCTGTGGGGAATTACAGCAAGTACCACTGCCAGCTCTTGGAAGGTACTGCATATAGTCCCTTTGGGCAG cttcaagAATCAAGAACAGTGGTTCTactgcctctgcctctgctgttcTTCCTGGTGCAGTTGGAGTTTTCTTGTGGTTGGCTAAGCAACGACTGA
- the ART4 gene encoding ecto-ADP-ribosyltransferase 4 isoform X1, with amino-acid sequence MFLIVSWVDSRMSVHLLASLLLLISLRRLSVSHLMMDMALHSFDDQYLGCREQVMEELERGDYFYKEIAANKNYLSLWKKAQEALLKSPVGLLREMHESHAIVLMAYTMNSSLHSQLNWATSTAGSSPEQYRHNFTFKYFHFYLTTAIQIMKQWQSSKENMGKHKCYRVHRGVKDLHIEATVGRRVRFGRFTSTSRLWNEAQKFGNETLFTVTTCLGAALQGFSYYTSEKEVLIPPYEVFVVKNFFRTEYGNRLHLHSVGNYSKYHCQLLEGTAYSPFGQVGCRFSSTPISPHQLYLYRATHKVQSVAYLLCLPVTT; translated from the exons ATGTTCCTTATAGTGTCTTGGGTGGACTCTAGGATGTCAGTGCATCTACTGGCCAGCCTTCTGTTGCTGATCTCCTTGCGAAGACTG TCTGTGTCCCACCTTATGATGGACATGGCTCTACATTCCTTTGATGATCAGTACCTGGGGTGCAGAGAGCAGGTGATGGAAGAACTGGAGAGAGGAGACTATTTCTATAAGGAAATAGCTGCTAATAAAAACTATTTGAGTCTTTGGAAGAAGGCTCAGGAGGCTTTGTTAAAGAGCCCTGTAGGCCTCTTAAGGGAAATGCATGAAAGTCATGCCATAGTCCTCATGGCTTACACCATGAATTCTTCCCTGCACTCTCAGCTGAACTGGGCCACATCCACAGCAGGAAGCTCTCCAGAGCAGTACAGACACAACttcactttcaaatattttcacttttacctAACAACTGCAATCCAGATAATGAAGCAATGgcagagcagcaaggagaaCATGGGGAAACATAAGTGCTACCGAGTGCATAGGGGTGTAAAAGACTTACATATTGAAGCCACAGTAGGCAGAAGAGTACGATTTGGCCGTTTCACCTCTACATCTCGCCTCTGGAATGAAGCCCAAAAGTTTGGAAATGAAACTTTGTTCACAGTGACAACTTgcctgggagcagctctgcaaggcTTTTCTTACTACACATCTGAGAAGGAAGTCCTCATTCCCCCTTATGAGGTGTTTGTTGTCAAAAACTTCTTCCGGACAGAGTATGGCAACCGGCTGCACCTGCATTCTGTGGGGAATTACAGCAAGTACCACTGCCAGCTCTTGGAAGGTACTGCATATAGTCCCTTTGGGCAGGTGGGATGCAGGTTCTCAAGTACCCCAATCAGCCCTCATCAGCTGTACCTATACAGGGCCACACACAAGGTCCAATCTGTAGCCTACCTCCTGTGTTTGCCTGTGACTACATGA
- the ART4 gene encoding ecto-ADP-ribosyltransferase 4 isoform X4: MMDMALHSFDDQYLGCREQVMEELERGDYFYKEIAANKNYLSLWKKAQEALLKSPVGLLREMHESHAIVLMAYTMNSSLHSQLNWATSTAGSSPEQYRHNFTFKYFHFYLTTAIQIMKQWQSSKENMGKHKCYRVHRGVKDLHIEATVGRRVRFGRFTSTSRLWNEAQKFGNETLFTVTTCLGAALQGFSYYTSEKEVLIPPYEVFVVKNFFRTEYGNRLHLHSVGNYSKYHCQLLEGTAYSPFGQVGCRFSSTPISPHQLYLYRATHKVQSVAYLLCLPVTT, encoded by the coding sequence ATGATGGACATGGCTCTACATTCCTTTGATGATCAGTACCTGGGGTGCAGAGAGCAGGTGATGGAAGAACTGGAGAGAGGAGACTATTTCTATAAGGAAATAGCTGCTAATAAAAACTATTTGAGTCTTTGGAAGAAGGCTCAGGAGGCTTTGTTAAAGAGCCCTGTAGGCCTCTTAAGGGAAATGCATGAAAGTCATGCCATAGTCCTCATGGCTTACACCATGAATTCTTCCCTGCACTCTCAGCTGAACTGGGCCACATCCACAGCAGGAAGCTCTCCAGAGCAGTACAGACACAACttcactttcaaatattttcacttttacctAACAACTGCAATCCAGATAATGAAGCAATGgcagagcagcaaggagaaCATGGGGAAACATAAGTGCTACCGAGTGCATAGGGGTGTAAAAGACTTACATATTGAAGCCACAGTAGGCAGAAGAGTACGATTTGGCCGTTTCACCTCTACATCTCGCCTCTGGAATGAAGCCCAAAAGTTTGGAAATGAAACTTTGTTCACAGTGACAACTTgcctgggagcagctctgcaaggcTTTTCTTACTACACATCTGAGAAGGAAGTCCTCATTCCCCCTTATGAGGTGTTTGTTGTCAAAAACTTCTTCCGGACAGAGTATGGCAACCGGCTGCACCTGCATTCTGTGGGGAATTACAGCAAGTACCACTGCCAGCTCTTGGAAGGTACTGCATATAGTCCCTTTGGGCAGGTGGGATGCAGGTTCTCAAGTACCCCAATCAGCCCTCATCAGCTGTACCTATACAGGGCCACACACAAGGTCCAATCTGTAGCCTACCTCCTGTGTTTGCCTGTGACTACATGA